GAAGCTAATCAGGTAAAAAATATGGATGAAGCACCATGCGAACCAAGCAAGCAGGCCTGTAAAACATCGTTTGCCGATGGCTGCAACGGCTTTAGATGTACCGACGGTTGCCATCACACCTTTGTCTACATAGTGAAACGGAGGCCTTTCTCCTGTTTCGATCACTTTAGCTACATAGCGGCCCTGTTGAATGGCAACAGGAGCGATTCCGGGTAGGGGATTGCCTTCCCTATTTTTTGCACACGCTGCGTCGCCGATCACAAAGACATTGGAATATCCGGGAATGGACAGGTCTTCGTTAACAATGGCCCGTCCGGAGCGATCTTGTGGAACATTCAGTGTTTTTAAAAGAGGGGAAGCTTGATTTCCGGCGGCCCAGATGACGTTGGAGGTGGGGATGAACTCTTCGTTGATATACACCCCTTTTTCAGTAATGTTTGTAACGTGGGTATGAGTGCGTACCTTGACACCCATCTGCTGCAAATCTTCCAATGCTTTTTTGGAGAGTTCTTCAGGAAAAGTGTGAAGAAGTCGGTCAGTCCCTTCGATGATAAGAATTTCGGAATTTTCAGGGACGATCCGTCTAAAATTATTAAACAATGTTTTGCGCGCAATTTCTGCAATCGATCCCGCCATTTCGACACCGGTTGGTCCTCCGCCGACGATGACAAAACGCAGCTCGCTTGCGATCTGTTCAGGGTCGTTACTTCGTTCAGCCCTTTCAAAAGCCAGTAAAATACTTTCTCGGACCGCAATTGCATCGTTTAACGTTTTAAGGCCTGGAGCAAACGGCTCCCATTGTTCATTGCCGAAATAAGAGTGCCTAGCTCCGGTGGCAACGATGAGGTAGTCATACTCCATCGTTTCTCCATGAAGCATGATGATTTTTTTGCTCTCCTTATCGATTGCGGTCACTTCTCCCATGATGACTGCTGCATTTTTCTGGTTGCGCAAAATTTCACGGATGGGAAGAGCTATATTTCCCGGAGAAAGAGCTGCTGTTGCCACTTGATAGAGGAGAGGTTGAAAGAGATGATGATTCGTGCGGTCGATGACTGTTAGATCGATGTTGGCATTTGCAAGTTCGCGGGCAGCGTTGATCCCGCCAAAACCGCCTCCAATAATAATGACTTTAGGTTTGCTCATATCTTGTTTATATAATTAAAAATGATTTTAAAAATCCAGATTAAAATTGTTCGACGAGTTGATGGATTTCTGAAAAGGAAAGGGGGTTCTGAGGGAGCAAAGTGTTCCAGTCGGAAGCTCCGTTCCTGCTTAGGTGCGAATACAGATGGTAGGCTTTATGCTCCATTTCCAATGCGACATCAGCGCGGACAGTGCCGGAGGCAAGTCTTAAAGGGCGATTCTCTTTGACATTGTATAAAAAAGATCTTGAGGTTTCCAAAGAGGAGAGTTGGCTGTTGATGAGCACGCAATTTTCTATCGTAAGCGACTCTGCTTCAACACCGATCAGAACAGAATTTTTTATGGATCC
This genomic window from Waddlia chondrophila WSU 86-1044 contains:
- a CDS encoding NAD(P)/FAD-dependent oxidoreductase, translated to MSKPKVIIIGGGFGGINAARELANANIDLTVIDRTNHHLFQPLLYQVATAALSPGNIALPIREILRNQKNAAVIMGEVTAIDKESKKIIMLHGETMEYDYLIVATGARHSYFGNEQWEPFAPGLKTLNDAIAVRESILLAFERAERSNDPEQIASELRFVIVGGGPTGVEMAGSIAEIARKTLFNNFRRIVPENSEILIIEGTDRLLHTFPEELSKKALEDLQQMGVKVRTHTHVTNITEKGVYINEEFIPTSNVIWAAGNQASPLLKTLNVPQDRSGRAIVNEDLSIPGYSNVFVIGDAACAKNREGNPLPGIAPVAIQQGRYVAKVIETGERPPFHYVDKGVMATVGTSKAVAAIGKRCFTGLLAWFAWCFIHIFYLISFPNRLIVMMQWMIMYLGGNRHVRIIKKPIFDQKK